The following proteins are encoded in a genomic region of Necator americanus strain Aroian chromosome II, whole genome shotgun sequence:
- a CDS encoding hypothetical protein (NECATOR_CHRII.G5980.T2), with amino-acid sequence MNYKILLSLLVAQSYADINQTTVTEVLNALVWTDFSSDGYRVLSHQPFYSNQDMDKAEVYKPPREHSIFSFFDSVVDTNVMREAHKFLAGQGFSPMDTESFKKQLSTFWFDLYSRCEASGNSGFENVSGGEVQDSDVIRFGNWYRFCQPQKQGRVDYKLWSQKQAVSCCVHNNFEKKSRSDIYFLLILSFK; translated from the exons ATGAATTATAAGATTTTGCTGTCACTTCTTGTTGCACAAAGCTACG CTGATATCAATCAAACGACGGTGACCGAAGTGCTGAATGCATTGGTATGGACTGATTTTTCTTCCGATGGATATCGTGTGCTTAGCCACCAG CCATTCTACAGCAACCAGGATATGGATAAAGCAGAGGTCTACAAACCGCCCCGGGAACACAGCATATTCTCGTTCTTCGACTCCGTCGTTGATACTAATGTCATGAGAGAAGCTCACAAGTTTTTGGCAGGACAAG GTTTTTCCCCTATGGACACTGAATCGTTCAAGAAGCAGCTCAGTACCTTCTGGTTCGATCTATATTCGAGATGCGAAGCCTCTGGTAACTCAG GATTCGAGAATGTTTCTGGCGGTGAGGTGCAGGACAGTGACGTCATCCGCTTCGGCAACTGGTACCGATTTTGTCAACCTCAAAAACAAGGCCGTGTCGACTACAAGTTATGGTCTCAGAAGCAAGCTGTAAGTTGCTGCGTTCataacaattttgaaaaaaagagtcgCAGTGACATTTActttttgctcattttatcGTTCAAATGA